The proteins below are encoded in one region of Conger conger chromosome 17, fConCon1.1, whole genome shotgun sequence:
- the mrpl30 gene encoding 39S ribosomal protein L30, mitochondrial → MAVFCRALQKRSFAVKNLPAVTQLPWILSLRCKFTKSRIPPEVFEERSKEHEKYGGNPEQPHMLHLVTRVKSTVRRPYWEKKIVQDLGLGKARQPCVHKNIPSVNHKLKVIKHLVKIQPLKLPHGLPAEEDMANTLLTSNGELVIRKRLQPLEPNAIEP, encoded by the exons ATGGCTGTTTTCTGTCGTGCATTGCAGAAACGTTCATTTGCAGTTAAG aatcTACCAGCGGTCACACAGTTACCCTGGATCTTGTCGCTGCGCTGCAAATTCACCAAATCACGCATTCCTCCAGAG GTATTCGAGGAACGGTCCAAAGAGCACGAGAAATACGGCGGGAACCCCGAGCAGCCGCACATGCTGCATCTTGTCACGCGGGTGAAGAGCACAGTTCGCCGGCCCTACTGGGAGAAAAAGATTGTGCAAGACCTTGGCTTGGGGAAG GCCCGTCAACCTTGTGTCCATAAGAACATCCCTTCAGTCAACCACAAACTGAAAGTCATAAAGCACCTTGTAAA AATCCAACCCCTGAAGCTGCCACATGGCCTGCCAGCTGAGGAGGACATGGCCAACACGCTGCTGACCAGCAACGGGGAGCTGGTGATCAGGAAGCGGCTCCAACCCCTGGAGCCAAACGCCATCGAGCCCTAG
- the mitd1 gene encoding MIT domain-containing protein 1: MTQNHVPGMEASAVSVLKRAVELDKSSRFQESIVCYQEGIQLLMDVLKAVKDDSKKTHYRERIKGYMERAEQIKVHLNREKEEGKYHEQIKIPENATGYSYDKLFRPYISDTLTEVWVEDPYVRHIHQLYNLLRFCEMLLKAPCEVKRIHLLTSQDEGESSSQQTNALAEIKQSLQAHKVTLDLQYSSTIHDREIRFDNGWIIKIGRGLDYFKKPQGRFSIGYCDYDLRQCQETTVDVFHTKHTKTT; this comes from the exons ATGACACAAAATCATGTGCCGGGCATGGAAGCGTCAGCCGTCTCCGTTCTCAAGAGGGCTGTGGAGTTGGACAAGAGCTCCCGCTTCCAGGAGTCCATCGTTTGCTACCAAGAAGGAATCCAGCTACTCATGGACGTACTGAAAG CTGTCAAGGATGACTCAAAGAAAACTCACTACAGAGAAAGGATCAAGGGGTACATGGAGCGAGCAGAGCAGATTAAAGTCCATCTGAATCGAGAAAAAGAAG AGGGTAAATATCACGAACAGATTAAAATTCCAGAGAATGCCACAGGATACAGCTACGACAAACTCTTCAGACCTTACATCAGTGACACCCTGACGGAGGTGTGGGTGGAGGATCCCTATGTCAGACACATCCATCAG CTGTACAACCTCTTGCGTTTCTGTGAAATGCTGCTGAAGGCCCCGTGCGAAGTCAAAAGGATTCACCTCCTCACCTCTCAGGATGAG GGTGAGAGCTCCTCCCAGCAGACCAATGCTCTGGCTGAAATTAAGCAGTCTCTGCAGGCCCACAAGGTGACCCTGGATCTTCAGTACTCCTCCACCATCCATGACAGGGAAATCAG GTTTGACAATGGCTGGATAATCAAAATTGGAAGAGGACTGGACTACTTTAAGAAGCCACAG GGTCGATTCTCTATCGGGTATTGCGACTATGACCTGAGGCAGTGCCAAGAGACAACAGTGGATGTTttccacacaaaacacacaaagacaactTAA
- the lipt1 gene encoding lipoyltransferase 1, mitochondrial has product MILRHGVHVYANTRGCLRLIRPQSTFSAVIEEHGKAGLVLQSVSTDIYENLAFEDWVHDHVDMQDRKILFLWRNASAVVIGRHQNPWQECNLPLMRERGVPLARRRSGGGTVFQDLGNINITFFTSKRKYDRHKNLNIVTSALKKLRPGLDVHATDRFDILLNQDFKISGTAAKLGRANAYHHCTLLCAADLALLSPVLKSTCRGIRSNATPSVPSPVKNLVDVDPTLDCDSIMEAVASQYSEEFGLNGSVMLVDPTDELCLPGIRKMATELQKWEWMFGKTPKFSVSTCFEVSYEASTTKVRLNMDVKNGIIETCSIELPQDWLPSAVCHELNAVLVGCKFCPSEVAVLTSAVLRTTPLNSELETKMNILCQNVAAVM; this is encoded by the coding sequence ATGATATTAAGGCACGGTGTCCATGTGTACGCAAACACTCGCGGCTGCTTACGCCTAATTCGACCTCAGAGCACTTTCTCAGCTGTCATTGAGGAGCATGGCAAAGCTGGACTTGTCCTTCAGTCCGTGTCCACTGACATTTATGAAAACCTGGCCTTTGAGGACTGGGTACACGATCATGTCGACATGCAGGACCGGAAGATACTGTTCCTGTGGAGGAACGCGTCCGCGGTGGTCATCGGCAGGCACCAGAATCCCTGGCAGGAGTGTAACCTCCCGctcatgagagagaggggggtcccACTGGCGAGACGGCGGAGTGGAGGAGGGACCGTTTTCCAAGACCTGGGGAACATCAACATTACCTTCTTCACGTCAAAGCGAAAGTACGACCGACACAAGAATTTAAACATTGTTACCAGCGCTTTAAAGAAACTGCGTCCCGGTCTGGATGTGCACGCGACCGATAGATTCGACATACTTTTAAATCAGGACTTTAAAATATCCGGGACTGCCGCCAAACTGGGGAGAGCGAATGCTTATCATCATTGTACTCTGCTTTGTGCGGCGGATCTGGCATTGCTGTCCCCGGTTCTGAAAAGCACTTGCAGAGGGATCAGGAGCAATGCAACCCCCAGTGTGCCCTCGCCAGTGAAAAATCTCGTGGACGTGGACCCAACTTTAGACTGCGACAGTATAATGGAGGCCGTCGCCTCGCAGTATAGCGAAGAGTTTGGATTGAACGGATCAGTCATGCTTGTTGACCCAACAGATGAGCTATGTCTTCCCGGGATCCGTAAAATGGCCACTGAACTTCAGAAGTGGGAATGGATGTTCGGAAAAACTCCTAAGTTCAGCGTCAGCACCTGCTTTGAGGTGAGCTACGAAGCTTCCACCACCAAAGTCAGGCTGAATATGGACGTGAAGAATGGTATTATAGAGACCTGCTCGATCGAACTACCGCAGGACTGGCTGCCCTCAGCAGTCTGTCACGAACTAAACGCAGTGTTGGTCGGTTGCAAGTTCTGTCCCAGTGAAGTTGCGGTGCTTACGTCAGCTGTGTTGAGAACAACTCCCCTAAACAGTGAACTTGAAACCAAGATGAATATTCTTTGCCAAAATGTGGCTGCGGTCATGTGA